One window of the Devosia sp. 2618 genome contains the following:
- a CDS encoding ABC transporter substrate-binding protein — MKKLKTLTRTGVLSGLTILAMSSTAMAQTVVDFYYPIQVGGPLATVIEGYVAQFEAANPDINVVPVYSGNYQDTTTKALTAAKSGNPPAVAVLLATDIFTLIDEDVIEPIDNLFAADDQAWVDGFMPAYLASAIVDEHLWAVPFQRSTAVLYWNKDAFKEAGLDPEKYPTTWDEMVAYGKAVTTKDEAGNAKRWGVGIPGNPGSAQWLFTALAAQNGARLMNDAGTEVYLTDPTVIEALEFWRDLSTVEGIHPPGIQEWGTTPSDFLEGRIAMIWTTTGNLTNIRTNATFDFGVAPYPGHPNSASALGGGNLYVFKDASDEQKAAALKFIKFLTSDEIQADWSIHTGYVAPRDGAWETEALKAYVAEVPAADVARKQISTSVPEFSTYENARTTKALNDAIAAALTGGKTPEQALTDAQAEIERILRPYN, encoded by the coding sequence GTGAAAAAGCTGAAGACCCTTACCCGCACGGGCGTGCTGTCCGGACTGACGATCCTGGCCATGAGCAGCACCGCCATGGCGCAGACCGTCGTCGATTTCTACTACCCCATTCAGGTCGGCGGCCCGCTCGCCACCGTGATCGAAGGCTATGTGGCGCAGTTTGAAGCCGCCAACCCCGACATCAATGTCGTTCCGGTCTATTCCGGCAACTATCAGGACACCACGACCAAGGCCCTGACCGCCGCCAAGTCCGGCAATCCACCAGCAGTTGCCGTGCTGCTGGCCACCGACATTTTCACCCTCATCGATGAAGACGTCATCGAGCCAATCGACAATCTGTTCGCAGCCGACGACCAGGCATGGGTCGATGGCTTCATGCCGGCCTATCTCGCCAGCGCGATCGTCGACGAACACCTTTGGGCCGTGCCGTTCCAGCGCTCCACCGCCGTGCTCTACTGGAACAAGGACGCCTTCAAGGAAGCCGGTCTTGATCCTGAAAAGTACCCAACCACCTGGGACGAAATGGTCGCTTACGGCAAGGCCGTCACCACCAAGGATGAAGCCGGCAACGCAAAGCGTTGGGGCGTCGGCATTCCGGGCAATCCTGGTTCGGCACAGTGGCTGTTCACAGCGCTGGCCGCTCAGAATGGCGCGCGCCTGATGAATGACGCCGGCACCGAAGTCTACCTGACCGATCCCACGGTCATCGAAGCTCTCGAATTCTGGCGCGACCTGTCGACAGTTGAAGGCATTCACCCGCCCGGCATTCAGGAATGGGGCACCACGCCTTCCGACTTCCTCGAAGGCCGTATCGCCATGATCTGGACCACGACCGGCAACCTGACCAACATCCGCACCAACGCCACCTTCGATTTCGGTGTGGCGCCCTATCCGGGCCACCCGAACTCCGCATCGGCTCTCGGCGGCGGCAACCTCTATGTCTTTAAGGACGCGTCCGACGAACAGAAGGCTGCGGCCCTCAAGTTCATCAAGTTCCTGACCTCCGACGAGATCCAGGCTGATTGGTCGATCCACACCGGCTATGTCGCACCCCGCGATGGTGCCTGGGAAACCGAAGCCCTCAAGGCCTATGTCGCTGAAGTTCCAGCGGCCGATGTTGCCCGCAAGCAGATCTCGACCTCGGTGCCAGAATTTTCGACCTACGAGAACGCTCGCACCACCAAGGCGCTCAATGACGCGATTGCCGCAGCATTGACCGGCGGCAAGACGCCTGAGCAGGCGCTGACCGACGCGCAGGCCGAGATCGAACGCATCCTGCGTCCTTACAACTAA
- a CDS encoding ABC transporter ATP-binding protein, whose amino-acid sequence MSAIKIDNLVKRWDGFTAVDNISFEMGEAEFVALLGPSGCGKSTTLRLIAGLEDPTSGVIEIAGKDVTNIVAAKRNLSMVFQSYALFPHLNVGENILFGLSVRRVSKAEQKRRLDETAQLLGLTPLLDRKPSQLSGGQQQRVALGRALISQTKICLLDEPLSNLDAKLRAEMRNEIRSLQKRLFITMVFVTHDQTEAMSMADRVILMKGGKVEQAGAPAELYEKPASSFVAAFIGTPPMNLLDLDASGAGTSIAGTSALVTKDAKGNALQLGIRPEHIILSDKGLPAIVENSEYFGADSIVTCLLGTQRINLRVPGPPSLTAGAEVKLQWPASAMHFFDKQTTLRRNDVDAVGQTTTSSEEN is encoded by the coding sequence GTGTCCGCAATCAAGATCGACAATCTGGTCAAGCGCTGGGATGGCTTTACGGCCGTCGACAATATCAGCTTTGAAATGGGCGAGGCCGAATTCGTCGCCTTGCTGGGCCCCTCCGGCTGCGGAAAATCCACCACCCTGCGCCTGATCGCCGGGCTGGAAGACCCAACCAGCGGCGTCATCGAGATTGCCGGTAAGGACGTGACCAATATCGTCGCCGCCAAGCGCAATCTGTCGATGGTGTTTCAGTCCTATGCGCTGTTCCCCCATCTCAATGTCGGGGAGAATATCCTCTTTGGCCTGTCGGTCCGACGCGTGTCGAAAGCCGAGCAAAAGCGGCGTCTCGACGAGACCGCACAACTGCTCGGCCTGACCCCGTTGCTTGATCGCAAGCCAAGCCAGCTTTCGGGCGGCCAGCAGCAGCGCGTGGCGCTGGGTCGCGCGCTGATATCCCAGACCAAGATCTGTCTGCTCGACGAACCGCTCTCCAATCTCGATGCCAAGCTGCGCGCCGAAATGCGCAATGAAATCCGTTCGCTGCAGAAGCGCCTGTTCATCACCATGGTGTTTGTCACCCACGATCAGACCGAGGCCATGAGCATGGCCGACCGGGTCATTCTGATGAAGGGCGGCAAGGTCGAACAAGCCGGCGCACCAGCCGAGCTTTACGAGAAGCCGGCCTCCTCGTTTGTCGCGGCATTCATCGGCACTCCCCCGATGAACCTCCTCGATCTAGACGCCAGTGGGGCCGGCACATCCATCGCCGGAACGTCGGCGCTCGTCACCAAAGATGCCAAGGGCAATGCCCTCCAGCTTGGCATTCGCCCCGAGCATATCATCCTGTCCGATAAGGGCCTGCCCGCCATCGTCGAGAACAGCGAATACTTCGGCGCCGATTCCATCGTGACCTGCCTGCTCGGCACTCAGCGCATCAATCTGCGCGTTCCCGGCCCGCCGTCACTAACGGCTGGCGCCGAGGTCAAACTTCAATGGCCCGCATCGGCCATGCACTTCTTCGACAAGCAAACCACGCTCCGCCGCAATGACGTGGACGCTGTCGGACAGACGACAACATCAAGCGAGGAGAACTGA
- a CDS encoding DeoR/GlpR family DNA-binding transcription regulator, with product MDIDIDQDEGPGTRFRSAGQRQARLIELLRTELFADVQVMRDRLGVSIATIRRDLSELESKGLLKRTHGGATVINQVTRDNPAAEREVTNAAEKAMIADAAVELVVEGDAVMIDSGTTSLQVAKRLASNKTLTFVTNGTDVLRALVDGGAQSVHFIGGEYVDINHSCSGPMAADQVRRFNVDKAILSVSSVDVKRGLICTLSPQIGYVQQAMIEIAHEVIVVADHSKFDRTALSVIASMDDLDYIVTNAATRPLVESVSENLKKKFIFA from the coding sequence TTGGATATCGACATCGACCAGGATGAAGGTCCGGGCACGCGTTTTCGCTCTGCCGGCCAGCGGCAGGCGCGATTGATCGAACTGTTGCGCACCGAATTGTTTGCCGATGTGCAGGTCATGCGCGACCGGCTCGGGGTTTCCATAGCCACCATTCGGCGCGATCTGAGCGAGCTTGAAAGCAAGGGCCTGCTCAAGCGAACTCATGGCGGCGCCACGGTCATCAATCAGGTGACACGCGACAATCCGGCCGCTGAACGCGAAGTCACCAATGCCGCCGAGAAGGCCATGATTGCGGATGCTGCGGTCGAGTTGGTCGTCGAAGGCGACGCCGTCATGATCGATAGCGGCACCACCTCGCTACAGGTGGCCAAACGCCTCGCTTCCAACAAGACGCTGACCTTTGTGACCAATGGCACGGACGTGTTGCGAGCCCTGGTAGACGGTGGCGCACAGAGCGTACATTTCATCGGCGGCGAATATGTCGACATCAACCATTCCTGCAGCGGCCCGATGGCCGCCGATCAGGTGCGTCGCTTCAATGTCGACAAGGCAATTCTGAGCGTTTCATCGGTCGACGTGAAGCGCGGCCTGATCTGCACGCTCAGCCCCCAGATCGGCTATGTGCAGCAGGCTATGATCGAAATCGCTCACGAAGTCATCGTGGTCGCCGATCATTCCAAGTTCGATCGCACGGCCCTGTCGGTCATCGCCTCGATGGACGACCTCGACTACATCGTCACCAACGCTGCCACCCGCCCGCTGGTGGAGTCCGTCTCCGAAAATCTCAAGAAAAAGTTCATCTTCGCCTAG
- a CDS encoding rhodanese-like domain-containing protein: protein MTVKKLLNRSLLTAGLVALMGSAAYALPAALQSNSGSSIHIDLAQVQALATTENVVLIDIRPAEFYRAGHIPGAINIPRELIETPDVNGVIGETKSYEELEQVFADAGLSYDDRIVIYGGRDAGPLTPWSGRFAGKIYVSFDQAGFEKVNVLNEGIEAWKEPLSIQATVLEPTDFQLTRTKPQIVDKEYVLAALDREGVFVLDARGGTGYENGHIAGAHAVAWSLHNDDNTLKELDAFVARLDELGIKKDSEIITTCGWGWAAADQLAVLRDLGYTNVKLYDGSWSEWVQDENTPKAGKNFS, encoded by the coding sequence ATGACGGTCAAGAAATTGCTCAATCGGTCGCTGCTAACTGCGGGTCTGGTGGCTTTGATGGGGTCGGCCGCCTACGCGTTGCCAGCGGCGTTGCAGTCCAATAGCGGCAGCAGCATCCACATTGATCTGGCGCAGGTGCAGGCACTGGCAACGACCGAAAATGTCGTGTTGATCGACATCCGCCCAGCCGAGTTTTACCGCGCTGGCCACATTCCAGGCGCCATTAACATCCCACGCGAACTGATCGAAACGCCAGACGTGAACGGCGTGATCGGCGAAACCAAGAGCTATGAAGAACTCGAGCAGGTCTTCGCCGATGCGGGCCTCTCCTATGATGACCGTATCGTCATCTATGGTGGCCGCGATGCTGGCCCACTGACCCCATGGTCCGGCCGTTTTGCTGGCAAGATCTATGTGTCGTTCGATCAGGCAGGCTTTGAAAAGGTCAACGTGCTCAACGAAGGTATCGAGGCTTGGAAAGAGCCACTGAGCATTCAGGCGACCGTGCTCGAGCCAACCGATTTCCAGCTGACCCGCACCAAGCCACAGATCGTCGACAAGGAATACGTGCTGGCTGCGCTTGATCGGGAAGGCGTTTTCGTTCTCGATGCCCGTGGCGGCACTGGCTATGAAAACGGCCATATCGCTGGCGCACATGCCGTCGCTTGGTCACTGCACAACGATGACAATACGCTCAAGGAACTCGATGCCTTCGTCGCTCGTCTCGATGAGCTTGGCATCAAGAAAGACAGCGAAATCATCACTACCTGCGGTTGGGGCTGGGCGGCTGCCGATCAGCTCGCCGTGCTGCGCGACCTCGGCTACACCAATGTGAAGCTCTATGACGGCAGCTGGTCGGAGTGGGTGCAGGACGAAAACACGCCCAAAGCCGGCAAGAATTTCAGCTAA
- a CDS encoding YeeE/YedE family protein: MSQISATAAPPLPSTNRITVYVVAAVILLGTLVIAQAIDLRQAVLFLIGGGLGATLYHASFGFTGGWRQLVVSRRGRAVRAQMLMVSVAAIAFIPLLALGSFGDRSLVGATAPVGVSVVSGAALFGLGMQLGGGCGSGTLFTVGGGSARMLVTLVFFIIGALAGTAHLPFWLTLPSVPPIVLGSVLGVPGGIAATLLGLAAVAGLTVVIERRAHGELAKVPPAPRHGFARLLHGPWPLVGAGLVLALLNIATLLTAGHPWSITAGFGLWGAKIAQAVGVPVQTWEFWTWPAQARALNDSVLADITSVMDFGIILGAALAAGLAGQFAPKAKIPPLSFAAAIIGGLIMGYGARLSFGCNIGALFSGIASGSVHGWVWFASAFAGSFLGIYARPLFGLDGFKK; the protein is encoded by the coding sequence ATGAGCCAAATTTCAGCCACGGCTGCCCCACCCTTACCAAGCACAAATCGCATCACGGTCTATGTCGTCGCGGCCGTCATTCTCCTCGGCACTCTGGTCATTGCCCAAGCCATCGACCTGCGCCAGGCGGTTTTGTTTCTGATCGGCGGCGGGCTGGGCGCGACGCTTTATCATGCGTCGTTTGGCTTTACCGGCGGCTGGCGGCAATTGGTGGTTTCGCGGCGCGGACGGGCAGTGCGGGCGCAGATGTTGATGGTCAGCGTTGCCGCAATCGCCTTCATCCCGCTGCTGGCGCTGGGCTCGTTTGGTGACCGCAGCCTTGTTGGCGCCACTGCCCCGGTTGGCGTTTCGGTGGTGTCTGGCGCAGCCCTGTTCGGCCTCGGCATGCAACTGGGCGGCGGGTGCGGTTCGGGCACATTGTTCACCGTCGGCGGCGGCAGCGCGCGCATGCTGGTGACACTGGTGTTTTTCATCATCGGCGCGCTGGCGGGCACGGCTCACCTGCCGTTCTGGCTGACGCTCCCATCCGTACCGCCCATCGTTCTCGGCAGTGTTTTGGGCGTTCCGGGCGGTATCGCCGCAACGCTATTGGGGCTGGCCGCGGTTGCCGGACTGACCGTTGTCATTGAACGCCGCGCGCATGGCGAACTGGCCAAAGTGCCGCCTGCGCCGCGCCATGGCTTTGCTCGTCTATTGCATGGCCCATGGCCTTTGGTTGGCGCAGGCCTCGTGCTCGCCCTGCTCAACATCGCGACGCTTCTCACCGCGGGCCACCCATGGTCGATCACCGCAGGCTTTGGCCTGTGGGGCGCCAAGATCGCACAGGCGGTCGGTGTGCCGGTCCAAACCTGGGAGTTCTGGACCTGGCCAGCGCAGGCCCGCGCGCTTAATGACAGCGTGCTCGCCGACATCACCTCGGTCATGGATTTCGGCATCATTCTGGGTGCCGCGCTGGCCGCCGGCCTCGCCGGTCAGTTCGCCCCCAAGGCCAAGATCCCGCCACTGTCTTTCGCGGCGGCCATCATCGGCGGCCTGATCATGGGTTACGGCGCGCGCCTGTCTTTTGGCTGCAATATCGGTGCCCTGTTCTCGGGCATCGCCTCGGGCAGCGTACACGGTTGGGTGTGGTTCGCGTCGGCCTTTGCCGGCAGCTTCCTCGGCATCTATGCCCGTCCCCTGTTTGGCCTTGATGGATTTAAGAAATGA
- a CDS encoding thioredoxin domain-containing protein, whose amino-acid sequence MQRRAALLLAVGAALTGFALPAAWAQEAPAELPPADAVLYESVDQLKALAEKGPTILYFHADWCPTCKVTMTSFQARWPEVQPGITLVIADYDAETELKALYGVTYQNTYVQVNADGTKAQIWNGGGIRALNTRPIFPS is encoded by the coding sequence ATGCAGAGACGTGCTGCCCTGTTGCTTGCTGTCGGTGCCGCGTTAACGGGATTCGCGCTGCCTGCGGCCTGGGCGCAAGAGGCTCCTGCTGAGCTGCCTCCGGCTGATGCCGTGCTTTATGAATCGGTCGATCAATTGAAGGCGCTGGCGGAAAAGGGTCCGACCATCCTTTATTTCCACGCCGACTGGTGCCCCACCTGCAAGGTGACGATGACCTCGTTTCAAGCGCGTTGGCCTGAGGTGCAGCCGGGGATCACGCTGGTGATCGCCGACTATGACGCCGAAACCGAACTCAAGGCGCTGTATGGCGTCACCTATCAGAACACCTATGTGCAGGTGAATGCTGATGGAACCAAGGCCCAGATCTGGAACGGCGGCGGTATCCGTGCGCTGAACACACGCCCGATCTTTCCATCCTGA
- a CDS encoding cytochrome c biogenesis CcdA family protein, which translates to MTLVLAFIAGFVTVLSPCVLPLLPVILASAVQEGRLRPWGVLAGFVISFAAITLLLATLVSSIGLHPDALRLFSGIILLICGVVLAVPQLGHWFEMRTGSIAGLSARFPDNGGFWGGLVLGSGLGLAWTPCVGPIMASVITMALNQSVTGGAVAVTLAYAIGTAIPMGAVIFGGRALVRRVSFLQRHTVLIRSIFGALLILAAVLILTGFDRTIQTWLLINFPDWESVLTGWEPEI; encoded by the coding sequence ATGACGCTGGTTCTTGCTTTCATCGCCGGCTTTGTCACGGTCCTGTCGCCATGCGTGCTGCCGCTGCTGCCGGTTATTCTGGCATCGGCCGTGCAAGAAGGGCGCCTGCGGCCATGGGGTGTGCTCGCCGGTTTCGTGATCAGCTTTGCGGCGATCACGCTGTTGCTGGCGACATTGGTGTCGTCCATCGGGTTGCATCCCGACGCGCTCCGCTTGTTCAGCGGCATCATCCTGCTGATCTGCGGCGTGGTGCTGGCCGTGCCGCAACTGGGCCATTGGTTTGAAATGCGCACCGGCAGCATTGCCGGTCTCTCGGCGCGCTTCCCAGACAATGGCGGCTTCTGGGGCGGCCTCGTGCTCGGCAGCGGGCTGGGTCTGGCCTGGACGCCCTGTGTCGGCCCGATCATGGCTTCGGTCATCACCATGGCGCTCAACCAGAGCGTCACCGGCGGCGCTGTTGCGGTGACGCTCGCCTATGCCATTGGCACGGCCATTCCGATGGGGGCCGTCATTTTCGGCGGCCGCGCGCTGGTGCGCCGCGTCAGTTTTCTGCAGCGCCATACGGTGCTGATCCGCTCCATTTTCGGGGCGCTGCTGATCCTTGCGGCCGTGCTGATCCTCACCGGGTTCGACCGCACCATTCAAACCTGGCTGCTCATCAACTTCCCCGATTGGGAAAGCGTGCTGACGGGCTGGGAACCCGAAATCTGA
- a CDS encoding rhodanese-like domain-containing protein — protein sequence MRIAKGLRTSLLAVLLSASTLTAAHAVTLPAIFAGGEVGQGIYIDAPYLEELASTSTVKIIDIRAPEAYAAGHITGAINIPTPVISIEANGLRNEIPETAVLQDVFAKAGLSYDDTIVLYGDDLAGRAFIAFDQSGFEHIHILENGLANWTGATTDVASVPTASNFVLDRAKAEIVDKEYVLSKLEQPGVFIIDSRDTDSYNKGFIPGSFNVPISVSHNKAALNDPEALVAAFDAIGVKKDSEIITTCGSGNVASNQLAALRDLGYTNIKLYDGSWGDWSADPSTPKGQKG from the coding sequence ATGCGTATCGCCAAAGGTCTTCGTACCAGCCTGCTCGCCGTGCTGCTGTCGGCATCCACGCTGACTGCCGCCCATGCCGTGACGTTGCCGGCCATTTTCGCGGGTGGCGAAGTGGGGCAGGGCATCTATATCGACGCGCCATATCTTGAAGAACTGGCCTCGACCTCGACGGTCAAAATCATCGACATCCGCGCGCCGGAAGCCTATGCGGCCGGCCACATTACCGGCGCAATCAACATTCCGACGCCAGTGATCAGCATCGAGGCCAATGGCCTACGCAATGAAATCCCTGAGACAGCTGTGCTGCAGGACGTGTTCGCCAAGGCGGGCCTCTCCTATGACGACACCATCGTGCTTTATGGCGACGATCTGGCCGGTCGCGCTTTCATTGCGTTCGACCAGTCGGGCTTTGAGCACATCCATATTCTCGAAAACGGTCTCGCCAACTGGACCGGTGCAACCACCGACGTAGCGTCCGTTCCAACCGCGTCGAACTTCGTGCTCGACCGTGCCAAGGCTGAAATCGTCGACAAGGAATATGTCCTGTCAAAGCTGGAACAGCCGGGCGTCTTCATCATCGATAGCCGCGATACCGACAGCTACAACAAGGGCTTCATCCCCGGCTCGTTCAACGTGCCGATCTCGGTGTCGCACAACAAGGCGGCGCTGAACGATCCTGAGGCACTGGTTGCCGCTTTCGACGCTATCGGCGTCAAGAAGGATAGCGAGATCATCACCACCTGCGGTTCGGGCAATGTTGCCTCCAACCAGCTCGCTGCCCTGCGCGACCTCGGCTACACCAATATCAAGCTCTATGACGGCAGCTGGGGTGACTGGAGCGCCGATCCAAGCACGCCAAAGGGCCAGAAGGGCTAG
- a CDS encoding glutathione S-transferase family protein — MSKLTLISFPTCPFVQRAVIALKEKNVDFDVVYIDLAAKPDWFLAISPLGKVPVLKVERDGLEPAIVFESAVILEYLEETAPGVRLHPEDALERAQHRSWIEFGSQVLGDLYRFSTAKDAGELDAARQALVAKLTRLEGVISGPFFAGEHFSLVDAVFAPAFRQLDALESAVSAGVTADLPKISVWRKALAARPSVQQAAPADFTELYLRRLRDNDAQVLKAAA; from the coding sequence ATGAGCAAGCTCACCCTTATCAGTTTCCCGACCTGCCCTTTCGTGCAGCGTGCCGTGATTGCGCTCAAGGAAAAGAACGTCGATTTCGACGTGGTCTATATCGATCTGGCGGCTAAGCCTGATTGGTTCCTGGCCATTTCGCCGCTGGGCAAAGTGCCCGTGCTCAAGGTCGAACGCGATGGTCTTGAACCAGCAATCGTTTTTGAGAGCGCGGTCATTCTCGAATATCTCGAAGAAACGGCTCCCGGTGTTAGGCTGCATCCCGAAGATGCGCTGGAGCGGGCGCAGCATCGCTCATGGATCGAATTTGGCTCGCAGGTGCTGGGTGATCTCTACCGCTTCAGCACGGCCAAGGATGCTGGCGAACTCGACGCGGCACGGCAGGCACTGGTTGCCAAGCTGACGCGGCTTGAAGGCGTTATCAGCGGGCCGTTCTTTGCCGGAGAGCATTTCAGTCTGGTCGATGCGGTGTTTGCGCCAGCGTTTCGCCAGCTCGATGCGCTGGAGTCAGCCGTGAGCGCTGGTGTGACGGCGGACCTGCCCAAGATTTCGGTCTGGCGCAAGGCACTCGCCGCGCGCCCAAGCGTCCAGCAAGCGGCGCCTGCCGATTTCACCGAGCTTTATCTGCGCCGCCTGCGCGACAATGATGCGCAGGTGCTCAAAGCTGCCGCGTAA
- a CDS encoding tetratricopeptide repeat protein, which produces MADEDIFGNAIGPMSAGARAGVDDFVSGFLAYERKAGHVLAAADAEPEAVLANIYAGFSWMFLEAAGAEAQATIYRDRAQAAIGTANARERMLLEQLSLWIAGDIPRVQAVGDAIVDAFPRDLASVKLHQYFSFNRGDALAMLAIAEKARGASPDNPHLLGMLAFAHEQLHDLDRAEKEARRALTIKSKEPWAQHALAHVMLATGRVREGVAFLDEAQRGWVDLNSFMYTHNWWHKALFHISLGDEAAVLDAYDNHVWGIEPDYSQDQVGAVSLLARMEVAGIDVGARWEALADKLASRARDTIQPFLTIQYLYGLARAERVEANILMQAVEDKAQRADGFDRTVWREVALPACRGVLAHARRDYAGAARWLGQANPRMQEIGGSHAQRDLFGQFLLDAHFKLGNWVIARQMLEMRRTWDPDGLPVNRMLRHVEAELSRE; this is translated from the coding sequence ATGGCTGACGAGGACATATTCGGCAACGCCATAGGCCCGATGAGCGCGGGCGCCCGCGCCGGTGTCGATGATTTCGTCAGCGGCTTTCTGGCCTATGAGCGCAAGGCCGGCCATGTGCTGGCGGCGGCCGATGCCGAGCCAGAAGCGGTACTGGCAAACATCTATGCTGGTTTCAGCTGGATGTTTCTTGAAGCCGCCGGGGCCGAGGCGCAGGCCACGATCTACCGCGATCGCGCACAGGCCGCGATCGGAACTGCGAACGCACGGGAGCGCATGCTGCTCGAACAGTTGTCGCTGTGGATTGCCGGCGACATTCCGCGCGTGCAGGCGGTGGGTGACGCCATCGTCGATGCCTTTCCGCGCGATCTGGCTTCGGTGAAACTGCACCAGTACTTCAGCTTCAACCGGGGCGATGCACTGGCCATGCTGGCCATTGCCGAGAAGGCGCGGGGCGCATCGCCGGACAATCCGCACCTTCTGGGGATGCTCGCCTTTGCCCATGAGCAATTGCACGATCTGGATCGGGCGGAAAAGGAGGCGCGGCGCGCGCTGACGATCAAGAGCAAGGAGCCTTGGGCGCAACATGCGCTGGCCCATGTCATGCTCGCGACCGGGCGCGTTCGCGAGGGCGTGGCGTTTCTCGACGAAGCGCAACGCGGCTGGGTTGATCTCAACTCCTTCATGTACACCCACAATTGGTGGCACAAGGCGCTGTTCCACATCAGCCTCGGTGATGAAGCGGCGGTGCTCGATGCCTATGACAATCATGTCTGGGGCATCGAGCCGGACTATTCGCAGGATCAGGTCGGCGCAGTGTCGCTGCTGGCGCGCATGGAAGTGGCGGGCATCGACGTCGGAGCCCGCTGGGAGGCGTTGGCCGACAAGCTGGCCAGCCGAGCGCGTGACACGATCCAACCGTTCCTCACCATTCAATATCTCTATGGTCTGGCCCGCGCCGAGCGCGTCGAGGCCAATATCTTGATGCAAGCGGTGGAGGACAAGGCGCAGCGCGCCGATGGATTTGATCGCACGGTGTGGCGCGAGGTGGCGCTGCCGGCCTGTCGCGGTGTTCTGGCCCATGCGCGGCGCGATTATGCCGGTGCGGCGCGCTGGCTGGGGCAGGCAAATCCCCGCATGCAGGAAATTGGTGGTAGTCATGCGCAGCGCGATCTATTCGGCCAATTTCTGCTCGATGCTCATTTCAAGCTTGGCAATTGGGTGATTGCGCGGCAAATGCTGGAAATGCGCCGGACCTGGGACCCCGATGGTCTGCCGGTCAATCGCATGCTGCGGCACGTCGAGGCCGAACTGAGCAGGGAATAG
- a CDS encoding P1 family peptidase: MIAGPRNLITDVAGLRVGNAEDRHIKTGVTVLTADKPFLASVDVMGGAPGTRETDLLAPDKLVEDIDALVLSGGSAFGLDAATGVVDGLRRAGRGFRVGNATIPIVPAAIVFDLLNGGNKDWEANPYPALGAQAYANAGFDFALGSAGGGTGALTANLKGGLGSASLVLPSGHVVGALVVANPTGSVTMGDAPNFWASPFEVNGEFGGLGGRLGPMSFEQTVRSKRDPSGPMANTTIAIVATDALLTKSQVKRLAVAAQDGIARGASPSHSQVDGDLVFALSTREKPIADPVLDILHLGHAAAVCLSRAMARAIYLAEAAPGDPVPSWSKRWAETVSQEHGNG, translated from the coding sequence TTGATCGCTGGACCGCGTAATCTGATCACCGACGTTGCTGGCCTGAGGGTTGGAAACGCGGAAGATCGACACATCAAAACCGGCGTTACAGTGCTGACCGCCGACAAGCCCTTTCTGGCATCGGTGGATGTGATGGGTGGCGCGCCCGGAACCCGCGAGACTGATCTTCTGGCTCCCGACAAACTGGTCGAAGATATCGACGCTCTGGTGCTGTCGGGCGGCTCGGCATTCGGGCTGGATGCGGCGACAGGCGTGGTCGATGGCCTGCGCCGCGCGGGACGAGGCTTCCGCGTCGGCAATGCGACTATCCCGATTGTGCCGGCGGCCATCGTTTTCGATCTGCTCAATGGTGGCAACAAGGATTGGGAGGCCAATCCCTATCCCGCGCTTGGCGCGCAGGCCTATGCCAATGCGGGCTTCGACTTCGCGCTAGGCTCGGCCGGCGGCGGCACGGGCGCGCTGACAGCCAACCTCAAGGGCGGGTTGGGTTCTGCATCGCTGGTTTTGCCGAGCGGACATGTGGTTGGGGCGCTCGTGGTCGCTAATCCTACGGGCAGCGTCACCATGGGGGATGCGCCAAATTTCTGGGCCTCGCCGTTTGAAGTCAATGGCGAATTTGGTGGGCTTGGTGGCCGTCTGGGGCCGATGAGTTTCGAGCAGACTGTACGCTCCAAGCGCGACCCTTCCGGCCCGATGGCCAATACGACAATCGCCATCGTCGCGACCGATGCGCTGCTGACCAAGTCACAGGTCAAGCGTCTGGCCGTTGCGGCGCAGGACGGCATCGCGCGCGGCGCCAGCCCGTCGCATAGCCAGGTCGACGGCGATCTGGTGTTTGCGCTTTCGACGCGCGAAAAGCCGATTGCCGACCCGGTGCTCGATATCCTGCATCTCGGTCATGCGGCGGCGGTTTGCCTTAGCCGTGCCATGGCGCGCGCTATATATCTGGCAGAGGCGGCGCCGGGCGATCCGGTGCCGAGCTGGTCCAAGCGCTGGGCCGAAACAGTTTCGCAGGAGCATGGCAATGGCTAG